One window of the Pedobacter ginsengisoli genome contains the following:
- a CDS encoding porin family protein, translating into MKHTLIGILLLFVTGSVFAQDSSSPYYGFRLGLTAHPTIGWVKPQVGKSNGVSLGFSYGLMGDFNFAENYSFATGLTITTINGKSTQIITQETNPPTQTPYELKYKLQYIEVPLTVKLKTVRINDVRWYGQFGLSNDFNIGAKQDADAGGKSSSRDENISKSIKLYRAGLILGAGAEFDLSGNASIAAGLTYNNGFTNITTNKSNNIRNHYLGINFGVFF; encoded by the coding sequence ATGAAACACACACTTATCGGGATACTATTATTATTTGTAACAGGAAGTGTTTTTGCACAAGATTCTTCATCTCCATATTATGGTTTTAGACTAGGGTTAACAGCTCATCCGACAATAGGTTGGGTAAAGCCTCAGGTGGGCAAAAGTAATGGGGTTTCACTTGGATTTTCATATGGCTTAATGGGCGATTTTAATTTCGCTGAGAATTATAGTTTCGCAACAGGACTTACCATTACTACAATTAACGGTAAAAGTACACAGATAATTACGCAGGAAACCAATCCTCCCACCCAAACACCTTACGAACTTAAATATAAGCTTCAATATATTGAAGTGCCTCTTACAGTAAAGCTAAAAACTGTAAGGATTAACGATGTCCGTTGGTATGGTCAGTTTGGTTTATCAAACGATTTTAATATTGGAGCCAAACAAGATGCTGATGCCGGAGGGAAATCAAGCTCTCGTGACGAAAATATTTCGAAATCTATTAAATTATATCGTGCCGGATTAATATTAGGCGCAGGCGCCGAGTTTGACCTTAGCGGAAATGCAAGTATTGCAGCGGGGTTAACATATAACAATGGCTTTACAAATATTACTACTAATAAAAGCAATAATATTCGTAACCATTATCTGGGTATTAATTTTGGCGTTTTCTTTTAA